A single Marinitoga litoralis DNA region contains:
- a CDS encoding DAK2 domain-containing protein, whose protein sequence is MTELKGKDFYIAFKKAAETLLVNKDEINALNVFPVPDGDTGSNMSSGMLEACEWLDRVHDKYSIKEVMKNMRDGILMGARGNSGVILSQIFRGFTEVLENKKTVTTKDFIEALKRAKEIAYHAVIKPVEGTMLTLIRKLADRAEKELSEIEDFEEFLDRLYEISEEIVEETPKYLKKLRDANVVDAGAKGLSYIIKGFRDAIRGDTEVNLKQIESASPEEIREIAYEEIKFQYCTECVLKLNNPQISKEDLDKIRAFLEELGDSIVLVHQGEYLKTHVHTNRPGKVFEEFINYGELYKIKVDNMKVQHEHVVESAKEEVEEYESNNENWGIVTVSPGEGLTKIFKSLGVDKVIFGGQTMNPSVKDFMDAIETLPQKKILILPNNPNIILTAEKVADMVEDKEILVIKTKYVQEGIAALLAFDDTMEFDELKEAIESEISGIVPIQVTYAIRDSEIAGEEIKKDEYLVFVGKELKAHGFDLNEVVTKVLEEQIDRGFEIMTMFYGQEIEAKTAELIANELMEKYPDLEVEIHDGGQPHYPLLISLE, encoded by the coding sequence ATGACAGAATTAAAAGGAAAAGACTTTTATATCGCATTCAAAAAGGCTGCAGAAACATTATTAGTAAATAAAGATGAAATAAATGCGTTAAATGTTTTTCCTGTTCCAGATGGTGATACAGGATCAAACATGAGTTCTGGTATGTTAGAAGCCTGTGAATGGTTAGATAGAGTTCATGATAAGTATAGTATTAAAGAAGTAATGAAAAACATGAGAGATGGAATATTGATGGGAGCTAGAGGTAACTCTGGTGTTATTTTATCTCAAATATTCAGAGGTTTTACTGAAGTCTTAGAAAATAAAAAAACTGTTACAACAAAAGATTTTATTGAAGCATTAAAAAGAGCAAAGGAAATTGCATATCATGCAGTTATAAAACCAGTTGAAGGTACAATGCTTACATTAATAAGAAAATTAGCAGATAGAGCAGAAAAAGAATTATCAGAAATAGAAGATTTCGAAGAGTTTTTAGATAGATTATATGAAATTTCAGAAGAAATTGTAGAAGAAACCCCAAAATATTTAAAGAAATTAAGAGATGCAAATGTTGTTGATGCTGGGGCAAAAGGATTAAGCTATATTATTAAAGGTTTTAGAGATGCAATAAGAGGAGATACAGAAGTAAATCTTAAACAAATAGAATCAGCATCACCAGAAGAAATAAGAGAAATAGCCTATGAAGAAATAAAGTTTCAATATTGTACAGAATGTGTTTTAAAGCTTAACAATCCACAAATTTCAAAAGAAGATTTAGATAAAATAAGAGCATTTTTAGAAGAATTAGGAGATTCTATAGTATTAGTTCATCAAGGTGAATATTTAAAAACACATGTACATACAAATAGACCAGGTAAGGTTTTTGAAGAGTTTATAAACTACGGTGAATTATACAAAATAAAGGTTGATAATATGAAAGTTCAACATGAACACGTTGTTGAAAGTGCTAAAGAAGAAGTTGAAGAATACGAATCAAATAATGAAAACTGGGGTATTGTTACAGTATCTCCTGGTGAAGGTTTAACGAAAATATTTAAGAGTTTAGGTGTAGATAAAGTAATTTTTGGTGGTCAAACAATGAATCCTAGTGTTAAAGATTTCATGGATGCCATTGAAACATTGCCACAGAAGAAAATATTGATTTTACCAAATAATCCAAATATCATATTAACTGCAGAAAAGGTTGCAGATATGGTTGAAGATAAAGAAATATTAGTAATTAAAACAAAATATGTACAAGAAGGAATAGCGGCATTATTAGCTTTTGATGATACTATGGAATTTGATGAATTAAAAGAGGCTATTGAATCAGAAATTTCTGGCATTGTTCCTATACAAGTTACATATGCAATACGAGATTCTGAAATAGCTGGTGAAGAGATAAAGAAAGATGAATATTTAGTATTTGTAGGTAAAGAATTAAAAGCACATGGATTTGATTTAAATGAAGTTGTAACAAAAGTATTAGAAGAACAAATAGATAGGGGTTTTGAAATAATGACAATGTTCTATGGTCAAGAAATAGAAGCAAAAACAGCAGAATTGATTGCTAATGAATTAATGGAGAAGTATCCTGATCTTGAAGTTGAAATTCATGATGGTGGACAACCACATTATCCATTATTAATTTCATTGGAATAG
- a CDS encoding Lon protease family protein, with protein sequence MKLKLEDFKVNIPNLKFDNTENLNTIEEYIGQERAYDAIIMGLDIPQKTHNIFITGPVNTGRRTFAKNILTKYSINNKTPKDYIYVYNFKNPMKPKAISLKSGEALKFKKDLEETVEMSFNALKKGIEGEDFSQKRTQLEQEYMNERKKVWEELKNKVEELGFKLQFTSNGAVTIPVYEGKELTDEEYDKLPEEVRNQYEEKTPILRQLMEKTMIKITELDKNYREQLRNLEKYWALFTISSIFEGIIKRYYTNSDIVDYLNEIKNDISENFPEILSDENAMKYYKKIYSVNIVVDNSSITGSPVIEATDPTYSNLIGKIEYISHMGILKTDFTMIKPGLLHKANGGYLILDAEKVMKNPYVWDALKNALMNQEIKIENMESKLGLSVVHTLEPDPIPLDIKVLLVGEEWMYELLYEYDPDFKKLFNIKVPFDTEISIDKAEYFAMFVKNIIKENNLKDFTKSAIEELIKYSCRLSGKNNKLSAKFGWLKNIIIEANYISKKYSNTIPYVDANSVKEAISRHENMFSLYRDKILESIKDGQLILETKGEKIGQINGLTVMEIDSYSFGIPVKITAKVFSAKQAGLIDIHRDADLSGKIHRKSTMIIENYFYSKYHLDDHMTFSASISFEQVYSMLEGDSASLAEVLALISAISKIPLRQNIAVTGSIDQHGNIQPVGGIIEKVEGFYNVCKIQGFTGDQGVIIPYQNISNLVLNNEVEEAIKNEKFHIYAVKNVDEAIEIMMNKKAGEYMDGNFEKDTVNYLVIEGINKLKKLHPTKKRFWQWK encoded by the coding sequence ATGAAATTAAAATTAGAAGATTTCAAAGTAAATATTCCCAATTTAAAATTTGATAATACAGAGAATTTAAATACTATAGAAGAATATATAGGACAAGAAAGAGCATATGATGCAATAATAATGGGATTAGATATACCTCAAAAAACGCATAATATATTTATAACCGGTCCTGTGAATACAGGAAGAAGAACATTTGCTAAAAATATTTTAACCAAATATTCTATTAATAATAAGACACCAAAAGATTATATATATGTATATAATTTCAAAAACCCAATGAAACCTAAAGCAATTTCGTTAAAATCAGGAGAAGCTTTAAAATTTAAAAAGGATTTAGAAGAAACGGTTGAAATGTCATTTAATGCATTAAAAAAGGGAATTGAGGGAGAAGATTTTTCTCAAAAAAGAACTCAGTTAGAACAAGAGTATATGAATGAAAGAAAAAAAGTGTGGGAAGAATTGAAAAATAAAGTAGAAGAATTAGGGTTTAAATTACAATTTACTTCTAATGGTGCAGTTACTATTCCAGTATATGAAGGAAAAGAATTAACAGATGAAGAATATGATAAATTACCAGAAGAAGTAAGAAATCAATATGAAGAAAAAACACCGATTTTGAGACAATTGATGGAAAAAACAATGATAAAAATTACAGAATTAGATAAGAATTATCGTGAACAATTGAGAAATTTGGAAAAATATTGGGCATTATTTACAATTTCTAGTATATTTGAGGGAATTATAAAAAGATATTATACAAATTCAGATATAGTTGATTATTTAAATGAAATAAAAAACGATATATCAGAAAATTTTCCAGAAATACTTTCTGATGAAAATGCAATGAAATATTATAAAAAGATATATTCTGTAAATATTGTTGTTGATAATTCTTCAATAACGGGATCTCCGGTTATTGAAGCAACTGATCCTACATATTCAAATTTAATTGGTAAGATAGAATATATTTCTCATATGGGAATATTAAAAACAGATTTTACAATGATAAAACCGGGATTATTGCACAAAGCTAATGGTGGTTATTTAATATTAGATGCAGAAAAAGTTATGAAAAATCCATATGTTTGGGACGCATTAAAAAATGCATTAATGAATCAAGAAATAAAAATAGAAAATATGGAAAGTAAATTAGGATTAAGCGTAGTTCATACATTAGAACCAGATCCAATACCATTAGATATTAAAGTTCTATTGGTCGGTGAAGAATGGATGTATGAATTATTATATGAATATGATCCAGATTTCAAAAAATTATTTAACATAAAAGTACCTTTTGATACAGAAATAAGTATAGATAAAGCAGAGTATTTTGCAATGTTTGTAAAAAATATTATAAAAGAAAATAATTTAAAAGACTTTACTAAAAGTGCTATTGAAGAGTTAATTAAATATTCTTGTAGATTGAGTGGGAAGAATAATAAATTATCAGCTAAATTTGGATGGTTAAAAAATATTATTATTGAGGCAAATTATATATCAAAAAAATATAGCAATACAATACCATACGTTGATGCAAATTCTGTTAAAGAAGCAATCTCACGACATGAAAATATGTTTTCGTTGTATAGAGATAAAATATTAGAATCAATTAAAGATGGACAGTTAATTTTAGAAACTAAAGGAGAAAAAATTGGACAGATAAATGGTTTGACAGTAATGGAAATAGATTCTTACTCATTTGGTATTCCGGTAAAAATTACTGCAAAAGTATTTTCTGCTAAACAGGCTGGATTAATAGATATTCATCGCGATGCTGATTTAAGTGGTAAAATACATAGAAAGTCTACAATGATTATAGAAAATTATTTTTATTCTAAATATCATTTAGATGATCATATGACTTTTTCTGCTTCTATTAGTTTTGAACAGGTTTATTCTATGCTAGAAGGAGATAGTGCTTCATTAGCTGAAGTCTTGGCATTAATTTCAGCTATTTCAAAAATTCCATTAAGACAAAATATTGCTGTTACGGGATCAATTGACCAGCATGGAAATATACAACCTGTAGGTGGTATTATAGAAAAGGTAGAGGGTTTCTATAATGTATGTAAAATACAAGGATTTACTGGGGATCAAGGAGTTATAATTCCATATCAAAATATTTCTAACTTAGTTTTGAATAATGAAGTTGAGGAAGCAATTAAAAATGAAAAATTCCATATATACGCAGTTAAAAATGTTGATGAAGCTATAGAAATAATGATGAATAAAAAGGCTGGAGAATATATGGATGGCAATTTTGAAAAAGATACAGTAAATTATTTAGTTATTGAAGGAATAAATAAGCTAAAGAAATTACATCCAACTAAAAAGAGGTTTTGGCAATGGAAATAG
- a CDS encoding glycine--tRNA ligase subunit alpha produces MYIQDLILKLDAFWADYGCVIDQPYDMEMGAGTYHPSTFFRTLGEDPYNVAFVQPSRRPTDGRYGENPNRMQRFHQYQVILKPSPKNSQELYIESLKAIGIDPLEHDIRFVEDNWESPTLGAWGIGWEVWLDGMEITQFTYFQQMGGVSLKPISLEITYGIERLAMYLQGKDNVYETMWNKYVPYGKIFKENERQFSIFNFEKANIKTLYGLFETYKNEFEALIEEKLYLPAYDYLVKAAHAFNLLDARNAISVNERQKYILLIRDMARKTAHTYLEEIGGEVND; encoded by the coding sequence TTGTATATACAAGATTTAATACTAAAATTAGATGCTTTTTGGGCTGATTATGGTTGTGTAATAGATCAACCATATGATATGGAAATGGGTGCAGGTACATATCACCCATCAACTTTTTTTAGAACATTAGGTGAAGATCCATATAATGTAGCTTTTGTTCAACCTAGTAGAAGACCAACAGATGGAAGATATGGAGAAAATCCTAACAGAATGCAAAGATTCCATCAATACCAAGTTATTTTAAAACCATCACCTAAAAATTCTCAAGAATTATATATAGAATCATTAAAAGCAATTGGTATTGATCCATTAGAACATGATATAAGATTTGTTGAAGACAATTGGGAATCCCCAACATTAGGTGCATGGGGTATTGGTTGGGAAGTATGGTTAGATGGAATGGAAATAACACAATTTACATATTTCCAACAAATGGGTGGAGTATCATTAAAACCTATATCTTTGGAAATAACATACGGAATAGAAAGATTGGCAATGTATTTACAAGGAAAAGATAATGTATATGAAACAATGTGGAATAAATATGTTCCATATGGAAAAATATTTAAAGAAAATGAAAGACAATTCTCTATATTCAACTTTGAAAAGGCTAATATAAAAACATTATATGGATTATTTGAAACATATAAGAATGAATTTGAAGCTTTAATAGAAGAAAAATTATATTTACCAGCATATGATTATTTAGTTAAAGCAGCACATGCTTTTAACTTATTAGATGCCAGAAATGCAATAAGTGTTAATGAAAGGCAAAAATACATATTGTTAATTAGAGATATGGCAAGAAAAACTGCCCACACATATTTAGAAGAGATTGGGGGCGAAGTAAATGATTAA
- a CDS encoding Asp23/Gls24 family envelope stress response protein has product MIIETELGVVTIKPEVFNEIVYRAALESYGTVDIGKGGFFNKLTAMLQKPQEKGVEVIEENNKVIVNLYIYMEYGLPLKRVAANAQENVYHRIKEALGDVDVVVNVKVVGIKS; this is encoded by the coding sequence ATGATAATAGAAACTGAACTTGGAGTAGTTACAATTAAACCTGAAGTATTCAATGAAATAGTATATAGGGCAGCTTTAGAATCATATGGTACAGTAGATATTGGAAAAGGTGGATTTTTTAATAAGCTAACAGCTATGCTTCAAAAGCCACAAGAAAAAGGTGTTGAAGTTATTGAAGAAAATAATAAAGTTATAGTAAACCTATATATTTATATGGAATATGGTTTGCCATTAAAAAGAGTTGCAGCTAATGCACAAGAAAATGTATATCATAGGATAAAAGAAGCCTTGGGGGATGTCGATGTAGTTGTTAACGTAAAAGTCGTAGGAATAAAATCATAA
- a CDS encoding TM0106 family RecB-like putative nuclease: MKMDLLNYRNVKKCHYFEPIYKRPTKYITYKYNDVDVIASYDGYDSKRKSIKINRESRKLNLSHIYHILTAYLYFKENGKEVRGVEVNLDNKIQYFSERWIMRKMPLFKKEVELFKTQNQKVPGNYCKFCKIKNECHSELLKKGDISIVPGISKSYLNLLKDLNINPFNAINKIEQVPPQFRKPLYNLKALLNNEVIIINKFDIPKNYIVYDVETYRDIDFLHGILINNKYKPFLNLHNTDDALEIFLKFIDSRKETIVHYDVYDIKRLQMITKNISHLYKYLYKIEDRSYDLYEKIQKNVALPVTSYSLKDISKYFGYDWRTDLNGYAIFIEYKNYLRGNKESLDKILMYNEDDCRATSTILENLRELMK; the protein is encoded by the coding sequence ATGAAAATGGATTTATTAAATTATAGAAATGTAAAAAAATGTCATTATTTTGAACCAATATATAAAAGGCCAACAAAATATATTACATATAAATATAATGATGTTGATGTTATAGCTAGCTATGATGGATATGATTCAAAAAGAAAATCAATAAAAATAAATAGAGAATCTAGAAAATTAAATTTAAGTCATATCTATCATATACTCACTGCATATTTATACTTTAAAGAAAATGGCAAAGAGGTTAGAGGAGTAGAGGTAAATTTAGATAATAAGATACAATACTTCTCAGAAAGATGGATAATGAGAAAAATGCCATTGTTTAAGAAAGAAGTTGAATTATTTAAAACTCAAAATCAAAAAGTTCCAGGAAATTATTGCAAATTCTGTAAAATTAAGAATGAATGTCATAGTGAGTTATTGAAAAAAGGTGATATTTCTATAGTTCCTGGTATTTCAAAGAGTTATTTGAATTTATTAAAAGATTTAAATATAAATCCATTTAATGCAATAAATAAGATAGAGCAGGTTCCGCCGCAATTTAGAAAACCTTTGTATAATCTAAAAGCATTATTAAATAATGAAGTAATTATAATTAATAAATTCGATATACCTAAAAACTATATAGTATACGATGTAGAAACATATAGAGATATAGATTTTTTACATGGTATTTTGATAAATAATAAATATAAACCTTTTTTGAATTTACATAATACAGATGATGCTCTTGAAATATTCTTGAAGTTTATTGACTCAAGAAAAGAAACCATTGTACATTATGATGTATATGATATAAAAAGATTACAAATGATAACAAAGAATATATCACATTTGTATAAATATTTATACAAAATTGAAGATAGATCATACGATTTATATGAAAAAATACAAAAAAATGTTGCATTACCAGTTACATCATATTCCTTAAAAGATATTAGTAAATATTTTGGTTATGACTGGAGAACAGATTTAAATGGTTATGCTATATTTATTGAGTATAAGAATTATTTAAGAGGGAATAAGGAAAGTTTAGATAAAATATTAATGTATAATGAAGATGATTGTAGAGCAACATCTACAATATTAGAGAATTTAAGGGAGTTGATGAAATGA
- a CDS encoding tyrosine-type recombinase/integrase, translating to MEIERKEINKFDEILLEFLEELDDVKDVTKKQYTKAIKYFLNYLRQNNVSKPTPKTVKVWKTYLLKDKSPYTVNLYLSGIRRFFAFLEDKGMYKNIAQNVKGAKRPFGHRKDILTDEEVLEIFKIIDTSTLSGKRDLAMIKTLAYTGIRIYSLINIKVKDIIKRNNKVLLHYKSKGHVEKDSVIALHKEVYDAINDYLKERKKYKLNDPLFISLSPNSYGKALTERAVQMIIDKYFNELGLKDFRGDKKLSAHSFRHTVITKIALNHGIEAAKQIAGHKNIATTQIYFHEATSISLEADELVDFDKK from the coding sequence ATGGAAATAGAAAGAAAAGAAATAAATAAATTTGACGAAATTCTATTAGAATTTCTTGAAGAGTTAGATGATGTAAAAGATGTAACAAAAAAACAGTATACAAAAGCTATTAAGTATTTTCTAAATTATCTTAGACAAAATAACGTATCAAAACCCACACCAAAAACAGTTAAGGTGTGGAAAACTTATCTTTTAAAAGATAAAAGTCCATATACAGTAAATTTATATTTATCTGGAATTAGACGTTTTTTTGCATTTTTAGAAGATAAGGGTATGTATAAGAATATTGCTCAAAATGTAAAAGGAGCAAAAAGACCCTTTGGTCACAGAAAAGATATTTTAACTGATGAGGAAGTATTAGAAATTTTTAAAATAATTGATACATCAACATTATCAGGAAAAAGAGATTTAGCTATGATAAAAACTTTAGCATATACTGGAATAAGAATTTATTCTTTGATAAATATAAAGGTGAAGGATATAATAAAAAGAAATAATAAGGTATTACTTCATTATAAGTCTAAGGGACATGTTGAAAAAGATTCGGTAATTGCATTACATAAAGAGGTATATGATGCAATAAATGATTATTTAAAAGAAAGAAAAAAGTATAAACTTAACGATCCATTATTTATTTCATTATCCCCTAATTCATATGGTAAAGCATTAACAGAAAGAGCAGTGCAAATGATTATAGATAAATACTTCAATGAATTAGGATTAAAAGATTTTAGAGGAGATAAAAAATTATCAGCGCATTCATTTAGACATACTGTTATAACAAAAATAGCCTTAAATCATGGAATAGAAGCCGCAAAACAAATTGCAGGTCATAAAAATATAGCAACTACGCAAATATACTTTCATGAAGCAACATCAATATCTTTAGAAGCTGATGAATTAGTAGACTTTGACAAAAAATGA
- the glyS gene encoding glycine--tRNA ligase subunit beta, whose amino-acid sequence MIKSLLEIGVEELPSSEYENIITQLHTYIEDELKNRNISYSRLQVFIAPRRFGILLEGLPEKEPDRELERKGPAKNVCFDSDGNPTKPYQGFLNSLKNEVYEIFEKEIKGNNYIFAKIKKEGKKISETLAEIYPEIIKKIKFKKPMRWGNGDYEFIRPVHWVVALLDYDIIDFELFGINSSRKTFGHRFLSNGEVSIPHPDQYFDLLRENFVIADYNERKERVIKELENVAVNNGLEIEKDNDLINEITQLTEYPTAVVGNFDEKYLTLPEEVIKITVKHHQRSFVAKKEGKISNSYVAFQDGLSEAKNVTNGYSRVINARLDDAKFYYDEDLNTKEDVYLNKLSEITYQAGLGTYLDKVNALKEISKVLSNSLNYNNENLEKAAEFSKIDIPSHIVYEFPELQGIMGRIYLKHHNYSEDIYIVPEEHYKPTEENDDLPNELNALIVSLADKLFDIVGFFGINKIPTGSKDPFALRRKAYGVLRIIIENNWDIDLNEIMKKVSEIINVDYRDNDIADFFKNRFETYLSKKDIVSDVINTVTLNWNRPLRALLSAQSLNKVVNSEDFKVFIKTFQRVQNISKNHNTLEYDGRLFKVEAEKTLFDAYLTVKNKMEEKIEHLDYDGAIVELLKLKDDIDNYFDNVFVMDEDESIRINRLSFLKNIANLFLEFGDITKLYS is encoded by the coding sequence ATGATTAAATCATTATTGGAAATAGGTGTAGAAGAATTACCATCAAGTGAATATGAAAATATAATTACCCAATTACACACATATATAGAAGACGAATTAAAGAATAGAAATATTTCTTATTCTAGATTACAAGTATTTATTGCCCCTAGAAGATTTGGAATATTATTAGAAGGTTTGCCAGAAAAAGAACCAGATAGAGAATTAGAAAGAAAAGGTCCAGCAAAAAATGTCTGTTTTGATAGTGATGGGAATCCAACAAAGCCTTATCAAGGATTTTTAAACTCTTTAAAAAATGAAGTGTATGAAATATTTGAAAAAGAAATAAAAGGTAACAATTATATTTTTGCAAAAATAAAAAAAGAAGGAAAAAAGATTTCTGAAACTTTAGCAGAAATATATCCAGAAATTATTAAAAAAATCAAATTTAAAAAACCAATGAGATGGGGTAATGGAGACTATGAATTCATTAGACCAGTTCATTGGGTTGTTGCGTTATTAGATTATGATATTATAGATTTTGAATTATTTGGAATAAATTCATCTAGAAAAACTTTCGGACATAGATTTTTATCAAACGGTGAAGTATCAATTCCTCATCCAGATCAATACTTTGATTTATTAAGAGAAAACTTTGTTATTGCAGATTATAATGAAAGAAAAGAAAGGGTTATTAAAGAATTAGAAAATGTTGCTGTAAATAATGGTTTAGAAATAGAAAAAGATAATGATTTAATCAACGAAATTACACAATTAACTGAATATCCTACCGCTGTAGTAGGTAATTTTGATGAAAAGTATTTAACTTTACCAGAAGAGGTAATTAAAATAACTGTTAAACATCATCAAAGAAGTTTTGTAGCAAAAAAAGAAGGAAAAATATCTAATAGTTATGTGGCTTTTCAGGATGGATTAAGTGAAGCAAAAAATGTTACTAACGGATACTCTAGAGTAATTAATGCTAGACTTGACGATGCTAAATTTTACTATGACGAAGATTTAAATACTAAAGAAGATGTATATTTAAATAAATTAAGTGAAATTACATACCAAGCAGGATTAGGAACATATTTAGATAAAGTCAATGCATTAAAAGAAATTTCTAAAGTATTATCTAATTCATTAAACTATAATAATGAGAATTTAGAAAAAGCTGCAGAATTTTCTAAAATAGATATTCCATCACATATAGTATATGAATTTCCAGAATTACAAGGAATTATGGGAAGAATATACTTAAAACATCATAATTATTCAGAAGATATATACATTGTGCCAGAAGAACATTACAAGCCTACAGAAGAAAATGATGATTTGCCAAATGAATTAAATGCTTTAATTGTTTCTTTGGCAGATAAATTGTTTGATATAGTAGGATTCTTTGGAATTAATAAAATTCCAACAGGATCAAAAGATCCATTTGCATTAAGAAGAAAAGCATATGGTGTTTTAAGAATTATTATTGAAAATAACTGGGATATTGATTTAAATGAAATAATGAAAAAAGTATCAGAAATTATTAACGTCGACTATCGCGATAATGATATCGCAGATTTTTTCAAAAATAGATTTGAAACTTATTTATCAAAGAAAGATATTGTGTCTGATGTAATTAATACCGTTACATTAAATTGGAATAGACCATTAAGAGCATTATTATCAGCACAATCTTTAAACAAAGTTGTTAATTCTGAAGACTTTAAGGTGTTTATAAAAACATTCCAAAGGGTACAAAATATATCTAAAAACCATAATACATTAGAATATGATGGAAGATTGTTTAAAGTAGAAGCAGAAAAAACATTATTTGATGCATATTTAACAGTAAAAAATAAAATGGAAGAAAAAATTGAACATTTAGATTATGATGGTGCTATAGTAGAATTATTAAAATTAAAAGATGACATAGATAATTATTTTGATAATGTATTTGTAATGGATGAAGATGAAAGTATAAGAATTAATAGATTGAGTTTCCTAAAAAATATAGCAAATTTATTCTTAGAATTTGGAGATATAACAAAATTATATAGTTAA
- the era gene encoding GTPase Era: MKSGFVAVAGKPNVGKSTLINALMKRKVVIVSDKPQTTRNRINCVLTTPEAQIVLVDTPGIHKPLHKFGEYMVKIAVNALKGQDLILFLIDPIDMVRESDLNIAKIIKESNIPTILVINKIDAATPQQIQEAENRIKPVLEDSIIAEYKISALTGENLSELLEKIIEVLPEGPQYYPEDMTTDRPLAFMISEIIREKIFHLTSEEIPHSTAVVVEEITDKEDLVYIRAEIYVERQSQKGIIIGQKGRMIKKIGMLARKELEAILDDKVYLDLYVKVKDKWRQKDSIIMNTIGLRDDLE; encoded by the coding sequence ATGAAAAGTGGTTTTGTAGCTGTTGCAGGAAAGCCAAACGTTGGTAAATCCACATTAATTAATGCATTAATGAAAAGGAAAGTAGTAATTGTATCTGATAAACCACAAACAACAAGAAATAGGATTAATTGTGTATTAACAACTCCTGAAGCTCAAATTGTTTTAGTTGATACTCCGGGTATTCACAAACCTCTTCATAAGTTTGGAGAATATATGGTAAAAATAGCAGTAAATGCTTTAAAAGGACAAGATTTAATATTATTTTTAATAGATCCGATTGATATGGTGAGAGAATCGGATTTAAATATTGCAAAGATCATTAAAGAATCTAATATACCAACTATTTTAGTTATTAATAAAATAGATGCAGCAACACCACAACAAATACAAGAAGCTGAAAACAGAATAAAACCTGTACTTGAAGATAGTATAATTGCAGAATATAAAATTTCTGCATTAACAGGTGAGAATTTATCAGAATTATTAGAAAAAATAATTGAAGTATTACCTGAAGGGCCACAATATTATCCAGAAGATATGACAACAGATAGACCTTTAGCTTTTATGATTTCCGAAATTATTCGTGAAAAGATTTTTCATTTAACTTCTGAAGAAATTCCTCATTCTACAGCTGTTGTTGTAGAAGAAATAACAGATAAGGAAGATTTAGTATATATCAGAGCAGAAATATATGTAGAGAGACAATCACAAAAAGGAATAATTATTGGACAAAAAGGAAGAATGATTAAGAAAATAGGGATGCTAGCTAGAAAAGAATTAGAGGCAATACTTGATGATAAGGTATATTTAGATTTATATGTAAAAGTTAAGGATAAATGGAGACAAAAAGATTCTATAATTATGAATACCATTGGTCTAAGAGATGACCTTGAATAA